A genomic stretch from Methylophilus medardicus includes:
- a CDS encoding glycosyltransferase family 2 protein, producing the protein MRISVYIPTKNRRQALEKAVDSVLNQTHQDVEVIVVSDGSTDDTEQYLQQKSAADPRLKFFIKPQSEGAPAARNLAIKSATGEFITGLDDDDEFLPNRLALMLDYWQLLERHAIHPSCLYTPDLIYRDGKEVAQSKKLGNVSYEQLFEFNHVGNQIFAPKSTFIEAGLFDEAMPAWQDMEFFFRVLQKFGKASLLDIPTQIMDDTPRTDRISIKSRARLEQAYSRFVSKHCQDSKRNAQQLFLQMFSRYYNNRPNFSDWLKFIKLGFWPKGLLTLLAATLRT; encoded by the coding sequence ATGAGAATCTCTGTTTACATTCCAACAAAAAATAGAAGACAGGCATTAGAAAAGGCGGTTGATTCTGTACTCAACCAAACGCACCAAGATGTTGAAGTGATTGTTGTCAGTGACGGCTCGACCGATGACACCGAACAATACTTACAGCAAAAATCAGCCGCTGATCCGCGCTTAAAATTCTTCATCAAGCCCCAGTCAGAAGGCGCGCCTGCCGCGCGTAATCTGGCCATTAAAAGCGCCACGGGTGAGTTTATTACTGGGTTGGATGATGACGATGAGTTTTTGCCCAATCGACTGGCATTAATGCTCGATTATTGGCAGCTTTTAGAGAGACATGCTATTCATCCTTCTTGTTTATACACGCCGGATTTGATTTACAGAGATGGCAAAGAGGTTGCGCAATCGAAAAAATTAGGCAACGTCAGTTATGAGCAGTTGTTTGAGTTTAATCATGTGGGAAATCAGATTTTTGCGCCAAAAAGCACATTTATAGAGGCGGGATTGTTCGATGAAGCCATGCCAGCTTGGCAGGACATGGAGTTCTTTTTTCGAGTCTTACAAAAATTCGGTAAAGCTTCGTTGCTCGATATTCCCACTCAAATTATGGATGACACGCCGAGAACCGACAGAATTTCGATTAAATCCAGAGCCCGTTTGGAGCAAGCCTATAGCCGCTTTGTGAGCAAGCATTGCCAAGATTCAAAGCGAAATGCGCAACAACTGTTTTTGCAGATGTTCTCTCGTTACTACAACAATCGACCCAATTTTTCAGATTGGCTCAAGTTTATCAAATTAGGTTTTTGGCCAAAAGGCTTGTTAACTTTATTAGCGGCCACACTGAGAACTTAA
- a CDS encoding MOP flippase family protein translates to MSAVSNAKWVAVSQIARITSQLANIFVLARILPPSDYGLMAMATVVTNLALLIRDQGTSAAIIQKEDLTHHTINTVFWFNVMVGVVIALMIALCSPIIADYFKHDELIAILVILALIFPISSSSISHQALLERESKFKKLAFIEVISSLIAMVVAVAAALYGAGVYSLVLQAILMALLSSVQLWMVSSWRPQGKPSWQELKTLLPFTGHMTAFQLITYFFRNADSMVIGRILGAASLGIYSMAYKVMLLPVQNITWASSRALLPVMSRQQNALDEMGKLYLQTITFIAFLTAPLMAGIFALREPFVEIAFGHQWIQVATVLAWLTPVGFVQSISSTTGTVFMAQAKTRLLMWFSLASALVHVIAYYIGAAYGVTGVAEWYFYASVITGVPLVISAGKLVHCSPLDLLKSIWKPAVVALLMCLSTRYAFTQLNSHWGMSVSFIVAISFGVVFYLLVSYVLFPSLIKSYLGKVFSRKN, encoded by the coding sequence ATGTCTGCTGTCTCAAACGCTAAATGGGTCGCCGTCTCCCAGATAGCTAGAATCACTTCGCAACTTGCCAATATCTTTGTATTAGCAAGAATTTTGCCGCCCAGTGATTATGGTCTGATGGCCATGGCGACAGTAGTGACCAATTTAGCATTATTGATTCGGGATCAAGGCACGTCGGCGGCAATTATTCAAAAAGAAGACTTAACCCACCACACGATCAACACCGTGTTCTGGTTTAACGTCATGGTGGGCGTGGTGATTGCGTTGATGATCGCGCTGTGCTCGCCCATCATCGCGGACTATTTTAAGCATGACGAGCTGATCGCTATTTTGGTCATATTGGCGCTAATTTTTCCGATCTCAAGCTCATCGATCTCACATCAGGCCTTGCTCGAGCGAGAATCTAAATTTAAAAAACTGGCGTTTATTGAGGTGATTTCTTCACTCATCGCCATGGTGGTTGCAGTGGCTGCCGCCCTCTATGGCGCTGGGGTATACAGTTTAGTGTTACAAGCCATACTCATGGCCTTGCTGTCGTCAGTGCAGTTATGGATGGTTTCAAGTTGGCGGCCACAAGGCAAACCAAGCTGGCAAGAACTGAAAACGTTATTACCGTTTACCGGGCACATGACTGCCTTTCAGCTGATTACTTATTTTTTTAGAAATGCCGACAGCATGGTCATCGGCCGCATATTAGGCGCCGCCTCGCTAGGGATCTACTCAATGGCGTACAAAGTGATGTTGTTACCCGTGCAAAACATTACCTGGGCTTCCTCAAGAGCATTGCTTCCGGTGATGAGCCGTCAGCAAAATGCACTCGATGAAATGGGTAAGCTTTATTTGCAAACCATCACTTTTATTGCTTTTTTAACAGCGCCACTCATGGCCGGCATTTTTGCCTTGCGCGAACCCTTTGTTGAAATCGCCTTTGGCCACCAATGGATACAAGTCGCCACGGTGCTAGCTTGGCTCACGCCGGTGGGTTTTGTGCAGTCGATTTCCAGCACCACCGGCACTGTGTTTATGGCACAAGCTAAAACGCGCCTATTGATGTGGTTTTCGTTGGCGAGTGCGTTAGTCCATGTCATCGCTTATTACATAGGCGCTGCATACGGGGTCACTGGCGTCGCAGAGTGGTACTTTTATGCCAGTGTCATTACAGGCGTTCCGTTAGTCATCAGCGCGGGTAAGTTGGTGCACTGCAGCCCACTTGATTTATTAAAATCCATATGGAAGCCAGCGGTTGTTGCGCTTTTAATGTGCTTATCAACCCGATATGCCTTCACCCAATTAAATAGCCATTGGGGCATGTCCGTCAGTTTTATCGTCGCCATTTCTTTTGGTGTCGTGTTTTATTTGTTAGTGAGTTATGTGTTGTTTCCATCCTTAATAAAGTCATATTTAGGCAAAGTTTTTAGCAGAAAGAATTGA
- a CDS encoding exosortase C-terminal domain/associated protein EpsI has protein sequence MKDLYLKLPHVNLSTGLPLLVVAIIFFGLATLLKPDHHYASHASDFERSIPRVLDGWVEVQQSTPQVSVVSDEKSLVNELYDDTLMRTYADQAGHQVMVALAYAKEQRQDVKIHQPDICYPAQGYQLLKSETVTFDGFKRSSPVVGKRQLYQGQNHFEAVSYWIRVGDRTMTSGLQMRLKIIEDGLLNRRLDDGILVRVSSAIADESKRAEAYALHEKFLLEFARQVENRSPGLLLPN, from the coding sequence ATGAAAGATTTATACTTAAAGCTGCCGCACGTAAACCTGTCTACAGGCTTGCCCTTGTTGGTTGTGGCTATCATCTTTTTTGGCTTGGCAACCTTGCTTAAACCGGATCATCACTACGCATCGCATGCCAGTGATTTTGAGCGGTCTATCCCTCGCGTGCTCGATGGCTGGGTAGAGGTACAACAATCTACCCCACAAGTCAGTGTTGTCAGTGATGAAAAAAGCCTGGTCAACGAGTTATACGACGACACTTTAATGCGCACCTATGCCGATCAAGCAGGGCATCAAGTCATGGTGGCATTGGCCTATGCCAAAGAGCAACGGCAAGACGTCAAAATTCATCAACCAGATATCTGCTATCCGGCCCAAGGCTACCAGTTACTCAAAAGCGAAACAGTGACGTTTGATGGATTCAAGCGCAGCAGCCCCGTTGTCGGCAAACGGCAGTTGTATCAAGGCCAAAATCATTTCGAGGCAGTCAGTTACTGGATTCGGGTAGGCGACCGCACCATGACCTCCGGCTTACAAATGCGTTTAAAAATTATTGAAGACGGATTATTAAATCGTCGGTTAGATGACGGTATTTTAGTGCGTGTTTCCTCTGCGATTGCAGACGAAAGCAAGCGTGCCGAGGCCTACGCCTTGCATGAAAAGTTTCTTTTAGAGTTTGCCCGCCAAGTAGAAAATCGCTCGCCAGGCTTACTTTTACCAAACTAA
- the xrtB gene encoding exosortase B, translated as MSATTIAALPPSNQKVYGYVAVLVSLLCLYVPVFHDLFVTVWNSDTQSHGPIVLAIGLWFFYFKTKQILEKPQTFKPSPGLGWPLVILGGGLYVVGYSQSVYIISILSLVFILCGLICIIFGAKTAVKYWFALFFFIFLIPWPTSVIDTLTQPMKIAVSYAADHLLYALDYPIARSGVILQIGQYKLLVADACAGLNSLFTLEAIGLLYINVINHQAFWRNVLLAILIVPISFTSNVLRVCTLALITFHLGDEAGQGFLHNFSGMVLFLTALVLIIVVDSLIQKIAEKFKLKSLLSQE; from the coding sequence ATGTCAGCGACGACTATTGCGGCCCTGCCGCCATCCAATCAAAAAGTCTATGGCTATGTGGCTGTTTTAGTCTCGCTGTTGTGTTTGTATGTGCCGGTGTTTCATGACTTGTTTGTGACGGTATGGAACTCTGACACGCAATCGCATGGCCCGATTGTCTTGGCAATCGGGCTTTGGTTTTTTTATTTTAAAACCAAACAAATTTTAGAAAAACCGCAGACGTTTAAACCAAGCCCTGGCCTCGGCTGGCCATTGGTGATCCTTGGGGGTGGCCTATATGTGGTCGGCTACTCACAAAGCGTTTACATCATCTCTATTCTGTCGCTCGTGTTTATTCTGTGCGGCTTAATTTGCATTATTTTCGGCGCGAAAACCGCCGTTAAATACTGGTTTGCACTGTTCTTTTTCATCTTTTTGATCCCATGGCCAACCTCGGTGATCGATACCTTGACGCAGCCGATGAAAATCGCCGTCTCATACGCCGCTGACCATTTGCTGTATGCCCTGGATTATCCTATCGCCAGATCAGGGGTGATTTTGCAAATCGGGCAATACAAACTGTTGGTTGCCGATGCCTGCGCTGGGCTGAACTCTTTGTTTACGCTAGAGGCGATTGGCTTACTCTACATTAACGTGATTAACCACCAAGCGTTCTGGCGCAATGTGCTACTGGCCATATTGATTGTCCCAATTTCGTTTACTTCCAACGTATTACGAGTGTGCACGCTGGCCTTGATTACCTTTCACTTAGGTGATGAAGCAGGGCAGGGCTTTTTGCATAACTTCTCCGGCATGGTGCTTTTCTTGACAGCGCTGGTGTTGATCATCGTCGTCGATTCACTGATTCAAAAAATCGCTGAAAAATTCAAGTTGAAAAGCTTGTTGAGCCAAGAGTAA
- the epsG gene encoding chain length determinant protein tyrosine kinase EpsG — translation MNIIESENNTPMKTVSSSIGHLLLDMGKITEKDAERILKFQKEKSMRFGEAAMALGFVSIEDINQALSYQFDYPYISPDKSSFNASLISAFDPFSKQVESLRSLRTQLILRWFERGFKTIAVSSAREADGASLLASNLAIVFSQLGERTLLIDANLRAPSQHKLFKLNNHHGLSDILVGRASTDVVVRIPSLLNLSILTAGATPPNPQELLNKEALDELLKVFGEHYDVIIMDTSPILQSSDAQIVAKKVGGVLISTQQNQTTISDTQQAYEACRSLGIDVQIALNAS, via the coding sequence ATGAATATTATTGAATCAGAGAACAACACGCCCATGAAAACGGTTTCTTCCAGCATTGGTCATCTGTTGCTGGATATGGGAAAGATTACCGAAAAAGACGCTGAGCGCATCCTTAAGTTTCAAAAAGAGAAATCGATGCGTTTTGGTGAAGCCGCCATGGCGCTCGGTTTTGTCTCCATCGAGGATATCAATCAAGCCTTGTCTTATCAGTTTGATTACCCTTATATTTCCCCAGACAAGTCATCGTTCAATGCCAGTTTGATTTCGGCATTTGATCCGTTCTCTAAACAAGTCGAATCACTGCGTTCTCTCAGAACCCAGCTGATTTTGCGCTGGTTTGAGCGTGGTTTTAAAACCATTGCCGTGTCATCTGCCCGCGAGGCCGATGGTGCCAGTTTGCTTGCCTCTAACTTGGCGATTGTGTTCTCACAACTCGGCGAACGTACATTGCTGATTGATGCCAATCTGCGCGCACCTTCGCAGCACAAGTTATTCAAGCTCAACAACCATCACGGTCTGTCAGACATTCTGGTTGGCAGAGCCTCGACTGATGTTGTGGTGAGAATTCCATCATTGCTCAATTTAAGCATCCTCACGGCAGGGGCCACGCCTCCTAACCCGCAAGAGCTGCTTAACAAAGAGGCCTTGGATGAGTTGTTAAAAGTATTCGGTGAACATTACGACGTCATCATTATGGATACCTCACCGATTTTGCAGTCGTCTGATGCGCAAATCGTCGCAAAAAAAGTGGGTGGTGTATTGATCTCAACCCAGCAGAATCAAACCACAATCAGTGACACCCAACAGGCTTACGAAGCATGCCGTAGCTTGGGCATCGATGTGCAAATTGCCTTGAACGCAAGCTAG
- the epsF gene encoding chain length determinant protein EpsF yields MNFTQLVLILKARYKMILLVSVITLLTASVVSLLFPKSYKAATRVILNYKGVDPVTGMAMPAQLMPGYMATQVDIIQSKNVTLDVIKRLHLAEVKSLQEQFAQATAGKQADINEWLADLLQQKLMILPSKESSVISIGYKGVDPVFAATMANAFADSYINLSLKLKIDPAIKASQYLSEQTKVLRENVQKAQDKLAEYQQKHGLTSVQDSFDVESSKLRDLSTQYSMAQSQSIEANSRRNDAARNMSDSPDVAQNPVIQNMRMSLITAESKLAEMGQRYSKNHPMYIAAEAEVNKIKSQLNTEIDRTVVSLGNSASINSNRLGDLKFQLEKQKQRVLDLNRFRSDLSILEKEVQIAQNALESVNNRFSQTALEGQSTQGDISILETAVPPLEPSNPSLLLIAPFSLIIGGLLGCLFALLAEMLDRRVRSKDDLLALGDIPVFEYSLKSV; encoded by the coding sequence ATGAATTTTACGCAGTTAGTGCTGATTTTAAAGGCACGCTATAAGATGATTTTGTTGGTATCGGTCATTACATTACTGACGGCAAGCGTCGTGAGTTTGTTGTTTCCGAAAAGCTACAAAGCAGCCACCAGAGTGATCCTGAACTATAAAGGGGTGGATCCGGTGACTGGGATGGCGATGCCTGCCCAGTTGATGCCCGGTTACATGGCCACCCAGGTAGATATTATTCAGAGTAAAAATGTTACGCTGGATGTGATCAAGCGTTTACATCTGGCCGAGGTGAAGTCTTTGCAAGAACAATTTGCACAGGCCACTGCCGGCAAGCAGGCTGATATTAACGAGTGGCTGGCAGATTTGTTGCAACAAAAATTGATGATTCTGCCTTCAAAAGAGAGCAGTGTGATTAGCATTGGCTATAAAGGCGTAGACCCAGTGTTTGCCGCAACCATGGCCAACGCGTTTGCAGACTCTTATATCAACTTAAGTTTAAAGCTGAAGATTGACCCGGCCATTAAAGCTTCACAATACTTGTCAGAACAAACTAAAGTATTGCGCGAAAACGTGCAAAAAGCGCAAGACAAGTTGGCCGAGTATCAACAAAAACATGGCTTAACCAGCGTTCAGGATTCTTTCGACGTTGAAAGCTCAAAGCTGAGAGACTTGTCTACGCAATACAGCATGGCGCAGTCACAATCGATTGAAGCCAATTCACGCCGCAATGACGCGGCCAGAAACATGAGTGACTCGCCTGATGTTGCGCAAAATCCCGTGATTCAAAACATGCGTATGAGCTTGATTACAGCAGAATCAAAGTTGGCTGAGATGGGCCAGCGTTACAGCAAAAATCACCCGATGTACATTGCAGCAGAAGCCGAAGTGAACAAAATCAAGAGTCAGTTAAATACTGAAATTGATCGCACGGTGGTGAGTTTAGGCAACAGCGCCAGCATCAATTCAAACCGCTTAGGTGATTTGAAGTTCCAGCTGGAGAAACAGAAGCAAAGAGTGCTTGATTTGAATCGTTTCAGATCCGATTTGTCGATTCTTGAAAAAGAAGTGCAAATCGCACAAAACGCGCTGGAATCCGTAAACAACCGCTTTAGTCAAACAGCGCTTGAAGGTCAATCTACGCAGGGCGATATTTCTATTCTTGAAACAGCGGTTCCACCGTTAGAACCAAGTAACCCGAGCTTGTTACTGATCGCACCATTCTCGCTGATCATCGGTGGCCTATTGGGTTGTCTGTTCGCGTTGCTGGCAGAAATGCTTGATCGCCGTGTGCGCAGCAAAGACGATCTGTTGGCATTGGGTGACATTCCAGTGTTTGAATACAGCCTCAAGTCAGTCTAA
- a CDS encoding SLBB domain-containing protein → MRKFFQYLIAGLIFVLSPLAHADYTLGAGDYVRVIVYGDAELTRETRVSEDGVLTMPLIGEVKVGGLTTIESEKRIAEQLKRGGFIANPQVSMLVLEFMSKSVSVLGGVPKPGRYPITRPTDVKDILAEAGGLVPEASEIITLVRGDKRSEYDLNEVIERRNLKDEDIRLVGGETVYVSVRDVAVGGQVLRPGKYGIQGGNRKITDFIALAGGSNELAGEVLFFTTQRSGSSVTQEVNVDEIFRAPASALNKDVLPGDVIYVPKAPQVYVYGEVQRPGMFKVDKNMTVMQAIAKAGGLTIRGTQRSVKLHRKNAEGHVVKQTPDLSAVLQDEDVLFIEESLL, encoded by the coding sequence ATGAGAAAGTTTTTCCAATACTTAATCGCCGGACTGATCTTTGTATTAAGTCCATTAGCCCACGCGGACTATACCCTAGGTGCAGGAGACTATGTCAGAGTCATTGTTTATGGGGATGCTGAGCTCACGCGCGAAACGCGGGTCTCAGAGGACGGCGTACTGACGATGCCGCTCATCGGTGAAGTCAAGGTCGGCGGCCTGACCACCATCGAGAGTGAAAAACGCATTGCAGAGCAATTAAAACGTGGTGGCTTTATTGCCAATCCGCAAGTATCGATGTTAGTCCTTGAGTTTATGAGCAAGTCTGTCTCTGTGTTGGGCGGCGTGCCAAAACCAGGTCGCTATCCGATTACACGCCCGACAGATGTTAAAGATATTTTGGCTGAAGCAGGGGGCTTGGTGCCTGAGGCTTCAGAAATCATTACCTTGGTGCGTGGTGATAAACGCAGTGAGTATGATTTGAACGAAGTCATCGAGCGTCGTAACTTGAAAGATGAAGATATTCGTTTGGTCGGTGGCGAAACCGTTTACGTGAGTGTGCGTGATGTTGCGGTTGGTGGTCAGGTGTTACGTCCTGGAAAATATGGCATTCAAGGCGGTAACCGCAAAATTACAGACTTTATCGCTTTGGCTGGCGGCTCAAATGAGCTGGCGGGCGAAGTCTTGTTTTTTACAACACAACGTTCCGGTTCTTCAGTGACGCAAGAAGTGAATGTGGATGAGATCTTCCGTGCACCTGCAAGCGCACTCAACAAAGATGTGTTACCAGGTGATGTGATCTATGTGCCAAAAGCACCACAAGTATACGTCTATGGTGAAGTGCAACGTCCTGGCATGTTTAAAGTGGATAAAAACATGACCGTGATGCAAGCGATTGCAAAAGCCGGTGGCCTGACGATTCGCGGCACACAACGCTCCGTCAAGCTACATCGCAAAAATGCTGAAGGCCATGTGGTAAAGCAAACGCCAGACTTGTCAGCCGTTTTGCAAGACGAAGATGTGTTGTTTATTGAAGAAAGTCTGTTGTAA
- a CDS encoding EpsD family peptidyl-prolyl cis-trans isomerase has protein sequence MFHRVSKLSLVLLLLSGCQQSDEMSASQVVATVNGEQLTMPQLQAEMTKLSASTKNADTAKKVLTNLIDRQLLAQEAVKLNLDRTPEVTQAIESSKAQIYAQAYMAKKMAKLPEISDEAASEFLKAHPEMFEQRKLFKTVDVTFTHDPAQLDIKAMEQAVTTLSSLEDTLHAKNIVYDKNSSQFLTDRLPLSILSKVSHLHQGDLMYVHNDHEVIVKSIQDIIDVPTSMSSALLVAKKMLGQQQKQAYIKKEIERLQNLAGIQVFNEKIDSQYH, from the coding sequence ATGTTTCATAGGGTTAGCAAGCTTTCTTTGGTACTACTTCTGCTGTCAGGTTGTCAGCAGAGCGATGAAATGTCGGCCTCACAGGTGGTGGCAACGGTCAATGGTGAGCAACTCACCATGCCTCAACTGCAGGCTGAGATGACAAAACTGTCTGCAAGCACTAAAAATGCAGACACGGCAAAAAAAGTATTAACCAATTTAATTGACCGGCAGTTACTAGCGCAAGAGGCCGTCAAGTTGAACTTAGACCGCACACCGGAGGTGACTCAGGCGATTGAGTCCTCTAAGGCGCAGATTTATGCACAGGCCTACATGGCAAAAAAAATGGCCAAGTTGCCGGAGATCAGCGATGAAGCCGCGAGTGAGTTTTTAAAGGCGCACCCAGAAATGTTTGAGCAGCGAAAACTGTTTAAAACGGTGGATGTGACTTTTACGCATGATCCTGCACAATTAGATATCAAAGCGATGGAACAAGCCGTGACCACGCTATCGTCTTTAGAGGATACATTGCATGCCAAAAACATCGTCTATGACAAAAATAGTAGCCAGTTTCTGACGGATCGATTACCGCTGAGTATTTTGTCAAAAGTGAGTCATTTGCATCAAGGTGACTTAATGTATGTGCACAATGACCATGAAGTGATTGTGAAATCGATACAGGATATTATTGACGTGCCTACCAGCATGTCATCCGCGCTCTTGGTGGCAAAAAAAATGTTGGGGCAGCAGCAAAAGCAGGCTTATATTAAAAAAGAAATTGAGCGCTTGCAGAATTTAGCGGGTATTCAAGTCTTTAATGAAAAAATTGATTCGCAATACCATTAG
- the epsL gene encoding XrtB/PEP-CTERM-associated polysaccharide biosynthesis outer membrane protein EpsL encodes MSFRKRSTKINIKRPIRCLFALTLGVLPISVFADEYDTLQFNTSVNRAYDNNLFRVRNNETSDQITTYTAGVKLDKTYSLQRFIADVNYVDYKYQNSDFLNFDAINYDAKWLWSLTPSLTGNLSTSRNKSLNGFNDFRLFTQNIRTIDINQFRAEYSPYKVWALIAGLTETKVQNSQTFNAVAQYNATAFDYGARYNFASGSNLSWLGHKRNGEFDRTLNTTSLFDNGFTEDEYEFDFVLKPTGKSNLSSKLAYLSREYDNFSIRDYNVWIGFLKYDLLLTGKIRANLDLSRTASPFETEYSTYSVTDSASLGLSYLYSEKLTFMLNGRLAQRDFKQAVQAGVANREDDEQSLSGSVSWRPIKSIGFTLSSIKSKRNASSAYNNFDYDDVTTSVMVDLKI; translated from the coding sequence ATGTCATTCCGCAAGCGATCAACTAAAATAAATATTAAACGACCGATTCGGTGCCTGTTTGCATTGACCCTAGGGGTGTTGCCCATCAGTGTTTTCGCTGATGAATATGACACCTTGCAATTCAATACATCGGTGAACCGCGCCTATGACAACAACCTGTTTCGGGTTAGAAACAACGAAACCTCAGATCAAATTACCACTTACACCGCTGGGGTTAAGCTCGATAAAACCTACTCTTTGCAGCGGTTTATTGCAGATGTTAATTACGTTGATTATAAATACCAAAACAGTGATTTTTTGAACTTTGATGCGATTAACTATGACGCGAAATGGTTATGGTCACTAACGCCCTCGTTGACAGGCAACTTATCCACTAGCCGTAACAAAAGCTTAAACGGGTTTAATGACTTTCGTTTGTTTACGCAAAACATTAGAACCATCGATATTAACCAATTTAGAGCGGAATACTCGCCTTATAAAGTGTGGGCTTTAATTGCAGGTTTGACTGAGACCAAAGTTCAAAACAGTCAAACCTTCAACGCTGTTGCACAATACAATGCGACTGCTTTCGATTATGGTGCACGATACAACTTTGCTTCTGGCAGTAATTTGAGCTGGCTAGGGCACAAACGCAACGGTGAGTTCGACCGGACTTTAAACACGACCTCGCTGTTTGATAATGGCTTTACTGAAGACGAATACGAGTTTGATTTTGTTCTGAAGCCTACCGGCAAAAGTAATCTGAGCAGCAAGCTGGCTTACCTGTCGCGGGAATATGATAACTTTTCTATCCGAGACTATAACGTTTGGATCGGTTTCTTAAAGTATGACTTGCTGTTAACCGGCAAAATCAGAGCCAACTTAGATCTATCCAGAACAGCCAGTCCTTTTGAAACGGAATACAGTACCTATAGCGTCACTGACTCAGCCAGTTTGGGTTTGAGCTATCTGTACTCTGAGAAACTTACTTTTATGCTTAATGGTCGCCTTGCGCAGCGAGACTTTAAGCAGGCGGTGCAAGCTGGTGTAGCTAACCGAGAAGACGATGAGCAAAGTCTTTCTGGCTCGGTGTCTTGGCGACCAATTAAAAGCATAGGCTTCACCTTAAGCTCTATCAAATCAAAAAGAAACGCGTCCTCGGCTTACAATAATTTTGATTACGATGACGTCACCACCAGCGTCATGGTCGATTTGAAGATTTGA
- a CDS encoding undecaprenyl-phosphate glucose phosphotransferase → MWGIFIYFEDRIPISIFFTSILLFSVTFPSGAKIRLGFWKMARDVIFQWVLLAGMVLIFARITGYITLYTPEIVYAWLIGTPIAQILALTALKELSPLFISLQGPTKNAVIIGLNEQGLAVANNLLADEYSRVNVLGFFEDRAPDRVPQEHGYEVLGALTDIPAYCKHHQIHTIYIALPMSSHPRILKLLDDLKDTTASIYFVPDIFVTDLIQGRVSDVNGIPVVSVCETPFTGVDGLIKRTADILFSLFVLILISPILIIVALGVKLTSPGPIIFKQRRYGLDGQEILVYKFRSMTVTEDGVTVTQATKNDQRITPLGAFLRKSSLDELPQFINVLQGRMSVVGPRPHAVAHNEEYRKLIKGYMVRHKVKPGITGWAQVNGFRGETDTLEKMEQRVHYDLEYLRNWSPRLDMLIVAKTAWLTIVGQDGAY, encoded by the coding sequence ATGTGGGGGATTTTTATCTACTTTGAAGACCGTATTCCAATCTCGATCTTCTTTACCTCCATTCTGCTGTTTTCGGTGACTTTTCCAAGTGGCGCGAAAATTCGTTTGGGCTTTTGGAAAATGGCTAGAGACGTTATTTTCCAGTGGGTGTTGTTGGCCGGCATGGTGCTGATTTTTGCTCGAATTACTGGCTACATCACCTTGTATACCCCCGAAATTGTCTACGCATGGCTAATCGGTACCCCGATTGCGCAGATCTTGGCACTGACCGCGCTCAAAGAACTGTCGCCTTTATTTATCAGCTTGCAGGGGCCTACTAAAAATGCGGTGATTATTGGCCTCAATGAACAAGGCTTGGCAGTGGCAAACAACTTGCTAGCCGATGAATATAGCCGAGTCAATGTGCTTGGCTTTTTTGAAGACCGCGCGCCGGATCGGGTGCCGCAAGAACATGGCTACGAGGTACTGGGTGCGTTGACTGATATTCCGGCGTATTGCAAACACCATCAAATCCATACCATTTATATCGCCCTACCCATGTCCAGCCATCCACGTATTTTAAAATTACTGGATGACTTAAAAGACACGACGGCTTCGATTTATTTTGTGCCTGATATTTTTGTCACTGACTTGATTCAAGGTCGCGTATCTGACGTGAATGGTATTCCGGTAGTCTCGGTGTGCGAAACCCCCTTCACCGGCGTCGACGGCCTAATCAAACGCACGGCAGACATTTTGTTCTCACTGTTTGTATTGATTTTGATTTCACCGATTTTGATCATCGTCGCGCTGGGGGTCAAACTGACCTCACCTGGGCCGATTATTTTTAAACAACGCCGTTATGGCTTGGATGGTCAAGAAATTCTGGTGTACAAGTTCCGTTCGATGACGGTGACTGAAGATGGTGTGACAGTGACCCAGGCGACCAAGAATGATCAGCGCATTACGCCGTTGGGTGCTTTTTTACGCAAGTCATCGTTGGACGAGTTGCCACAATTTATTAACGTGTTACAGGGTCGCATGAGTGTGGTGGGCCCACGCCCGCATGCCGTGGCGCACAACGAGGAATACCGTAAACTGATTAAAGGCTATATGGTGCGCCACAAGGTGAAGCCTGGTATCACCGGCTGGGCGCAGGTGAATGGCTTTCGGGGCGAAACCGATACCTTAGAAAAAATGGAACAACGTGTGCATTATGATCTGGAATATTTGCGCAACTGGAGCCCGCGTCTGGATATGCTGATTGTGGCTAAAACCGCATGGCTCACTATTGTTGGTCAAGATGGTGCCTACTAA